The Anas acuta chromosome 1, bAnaAcu1.1, whole genome shotgun sequence genome segment GGGCTTGGTATTATGATGATCTGCAAATCAATTTGGATATAATTCTTGGCTGTCTATTCTTCAAGGTGGAGACGTCGAGGCCTTAGCAGATGATGGTGCATCAATACTGTTTGAAGCAGCCGGAGGAGGTAATCCAGACTGCATTGCACTTCTTTTGGAATATGGAGGAAGTGGCAATGTGCCTAATAAGGCAGGACTGCTTCCCATACACAAAGCAGCTTATGAGGGCCATTACCTGTGAGTATGAGTTTGGACTTCATGTGTTCTTTAAGATACAGCGTGGCTCAAGGTCATATTTGAAGAACATGATGTTAAACATGCAAATGTAGAGAtcatttatatttcagaaatgccAGTGTTTTGTCAACTTGAATCAACTTGTGTTATTTTagaatacagaaagcaaaatgcaaagtcTACTGCTTTAAAACTAAgtgaaaagcactgaaatgaCTTAAACACGAGGTCCCATTTGACACTGCTCAAAACAGGTGATTTGTGTTAGGATCTTCTTGCGTAAAGAATCTACATGTAGGTTAGCATATAATTTGGTGATGGTCATTTTCTTCATGCAGGGGAATGATGCCTTActaattttcttcactgttttttaGGGTCCTGAAGTATCTCATTCCAGTCACATCCCAAAATGCAATCCAGAAAAGTGGGTTAAGCCCTGTTCACTCAGCTGCAGATGGTCAGAATTCACAGTGTCTAGAGCTCCTCATTGAAAGTGGTTTTGATGTCAATACTCTCTTGGCTGAGCACATTTCAAATAGTTACGATGATGAAAGGAAAACTGcactttattttgctgtttcaaacaATGACATTCTTTGCACCGAAATTTTACTGAAAGCTGGTGCAAATCCAAACAAGGATCCTTTAAACTGTCTTCTTGTGGCAGTGAGAGCTGGTAATCATGAAATAGTAAGGCTGCTCCTGTCTTATGGAGCAAACGTCAATTGCTACTTTATGCTGGTTAATGATACACATTTCCCCAGTGCCATTCAGTATGCCTTGAACGATGAAGTGATGCTGAGGCTGTTGCTGAATCATGGATATAATGTGGAGATGTGTTTTGACTGTATGCATCAAGATATCTTTGGAAATTCTTTTGTGTGGTCAACTCCAGAGGAAGAGATTCTCCCAGGATGGACTTCTTCTGTAATAAAGGATAATCCAGTAAATACATacctcccttctcttctctttcctattTCCATTAGTCAGCTTTAAAAATTCCAGATTATTGTACAGAGTTAGCTTTAACCTATTCACAAAATCCTTCTTTGAAACacactaaaaaatattttttgacttTGAGAGAAAATTATCTATGTagagtggttttgttttggtgccTGTATATTAAAGATTTAGGAAGGAAGtttaaagaagctgaaaagcaggATATTAGTATTTCTGGTCCTGTCCAAACCAATGGAAAGGATGCATTTccaaaaagaaatcacagctgAACAAAGCAATGCTGGAAATTATAGCAATGTTATAATGGTTACTGGCCTTTGAGCCTGTCCAGAAGAATTAAGGGATCACAAAGGTTAAGCATGGAAGCAAATGGCTTTTAAAGTAACTTACATAGACATCAGTTTAGGGCTGTTAAAGGTAATTCctaatttgtttaaattatctTGTGTAATTGCTttatttgtgttactttggcATTCCTCTGCACACATTTTGAAGCTGTTCCTTgatgtgtttttccttccagttctgTGACTTTATTGCTGTTCCTTGGTTGAAACACTTAGCGGGCAAAGTTGTTCGTGTTTTTATAGATTACATGGATTATGTCCCTCTGTGCACAAAAATTAAGTTTGTCCTAGAAACACAGAAGGAATGGCCAGAGATTCGTCAAATATTGGGTAAATATCTAAGTTCTAGTTAATGGTGTTATGATTTATTACAGGAAACTTTAATTCCCCATGTCAGGTCATATTAGTCCAAAATATGCAATCTAGCTGTGTACTAGCTAAGAACCAGGTTGTGTCTGTCATCCATTCCTCAGATTGAGAAAGATCTTTACTTACTGCTACTGGTCCCAAGTTAGTTAATTGGACTGGATTATGACAAGTGTGCACCTGGTGAGAATGAGTCTCATAAGGAATGTCATTGTCATGTGGGAAGCCTCCTCAGTTAAGCAGGACCATTGAGGTACTTCTCAAACTCCGTATTAAGCCTTGTAACAGCAGTCATTGCACAGCTATGGGACTCGCCATTTTTTATTGAGGAGTATTGCTCACACTTCATCCTTCTTTTTGCTCCCTTGATCTCTCAAGTCTGTTAGTCATTCAAGGATTATCATAAAAGCATGGTTTAGATCCTATTATGTTCAAAGTGAGAGGTGATGACAGTGAGTGTATCATCACAATAGTACATCACGTCACCATCAATTCCTGTTTTATATGATATACATCTAGACTTGCCATTATTAATACTGCAGTTGAATAATATTTCTCTGTACACTTTTACTTTTGAAGTTCTACAAGTTAGCTTAGACCTTCTACCACCGGTTGCAGCaaagacctttaaaaaaaaaaaaaaagacttgggAAATATATGAAAAGTTCTCTTTGCAGGAGATAATTTTATTaaactattactttttttttttttttagtagaatTTGATTTAACATCAGAGAAtgtagagaaaagaaagatcatTTATTAGGTACCATTGATTTTGTTAAATAATGTCTAGGTGTTCCGATGGATGTTTTGGAGACACAGCACAGTatgaatatttctaaaaggcaGACATGCAGTGTTAGGCAAATATCTAAAAGAAGAagtttttttaatatcaacagAGTGTGACATCACAATTTTGAAGTAAAATGAATGGTATTTTATTCAGAAGTGGcaagataataataatacccCAAGCCAATAGATTTTGTTATTGATTTTATTACAGCAAGTTTTGAGATTGTGAACTGTCTTACAGTCAGTGTTAATGACATTATTTTTCCACTATTTCTCTCTCGCTATTATTTTTAGATAATCCTCGCCCACTGAAACATCTTTGTCGCCTGAAAATACGTAAACTCATGGGGTTGAGGAGGCTCCAGAAACTGTCATCTATGAAGAAGTTTCCACTTCCACCGGTTCTCAAGAACTATATCCTATATAAAGAATATGATCTGTATGGAAAAGAGATACATTTAgagtagtttttaaaaataactgtgcACAAGCTGTAATTagactcattttctttctttccttctttctttctttctttctttctttctttctttctttctttctttctttctttctttctttctttctttctctttctttctttctttctttctttctttctttctttctttctttctttctttctttctttctttctttctttcttccttccttccttccttccttccttctttccttccttccttccttccttccttccttccttccttccttccttccttccttccttccttccttccttccttccttcctttctttttccttccttccttccttccttccttccttccttccttccttccttccttccttccttccttccttccttccttccttccttccttccttccttccttccttccttccttccttccttccttccttccttccttccttccttccttccttccttctttttactAGCTGAAGCACTGCTTGTTGTTTTATATACACTCACAACATTCTGATATTTGTTGTAAATAGATCTTTTATGGgaacaattttttcttcaaaactgaaatgttaaaGCTCATGTTTTAACACAACATTGTACTATCTGAATCTAGTCTAAAATCAGAATAAGGACATTATAATAATTATGTAGAAAATTACACTCTAAATGGGAATTCAGatgaagaaaggacaaaagaatTTTCCTGATGGACTTTGTAATGATGATAAATACAATTGCTGCGCTCCTATTGTGGCATGAGTTTATCTGGAAAAGAGATTAAATGTCTAATTTAACCTGTCTAGGAAAATTAAACCTCTAAATGCAAGTCTTTGTCATGTAATTGGCATGAAGTGTAacacattttatatttgaaaaataatgtttctattATAAAATTCTCCAAACACTTCAAAGATTCTTTTTAGCTATTTTTGCAAAACGAGTGTTCCTAGGTACATCTGCTTACCAGTACAGCATACCAGTACAGCATATTTTAGTGCTTGGCAAAAACCAAGGGACTTCAGGCTTTCTAAAAGAGTGGGTAGATTTTGATGGACAAACAAAGCAGGAAATCAAGTAGTCTATCCCCTTAGCTGAAAAATGGCGCAGTGTCATAACTTTAATCAtggctcctgcagagctttttcAGATCATTTCTCAGCCAGACTAAGCAAGACCCTTAGTTATGCTGTGATGCACTTGGCAGTACATTTCTGTGCATGctgagaataaaacagaaacgTTTAAATATTCTTCTTGGTGTTCTATTAAAAGTGGATTGCACTTACTCCCTTTGCTATCCTGCCTAAAGTCACAGAAGATTTCAGTTGGTGGATGTCCATGTTACGTAGTGCCTAATTCAGAGCATAGCTAAACATGTAATTCAAGAGATACACTGGTTCTCCCTCCctttcacacacacacgggCACGGACATGGACACGGACAGCTGAAGCATCCTTCTGCCCTGCTCCACATGCTTGCTTTCCATGTTCTTTAGAACTTTGTGTCTGCTGCATGTGATTGCCATATATAACTTATTAACACCTCAGTCAGAAATGTAAATTCCATTTCCAAAGGCAGCTCTGTCAGTTATTTGTGGGTCTGTCCTTCCTCACAATATATTTACAGGAACAAATGGAACAAGCAGAAATTACTGGTCTGGGACACGGAGAGGGTTTGAGCAGAAGGCTTAGTAGTTGCTTCTGCTCTTGCTAGGGCAAGTACTCATCTGGCTTTCCAAGACATGTCCTCTGTTGTTTTGCGAGAAATTTTGACCAGGATGGAAGGGAAGAATTTGGTCATTTGTGCAAAATTTCCAGGTATGTGGCATCCACACCAGGCCCTGGCAGCAGGACGTCCCAGCTGATTTCTGACCCCATGCATGGCCTGAGGGCTGAACCCTCGATGAAACCAACGCGGCTGTAGGCAGCCAAGGCTCCCCAGCCCAACGCATCCTGGATATACCAGCCTAAATGCATGTGTGCTGCACCTATGCTGCACCTACAACCTATGAACTGATATTTCTATGTGGGAATTTCTAAGCAGGAATATGGGCTTAAGAAGTCTTGAATAGTGGTCATTTCAGTGAATAGAGTGACCACAACATAAGGACCTGGGTAGTCACATAACTGATACAGTATACTGCTACCAGCAAAGGAAACATGATCAAATAGGGCTTTAGACAGGAGATTTTAAACCCTTTCTGTGGCTAGAGCCAAATTCCATTAGTAATTTTAGTTCATGGGCCAAGGTTTATATTTAGGCCTCTATACACGCCTCAGGCAATAGTTAGAGCGCCTCTGGCATCAAAGCATTTAGCTCTAGGGCAAAGTATTGCCTGAAGTGTTTAAAATATCATGGACTAGTCCTTAAAAGATCACTGGGTAAGTTTAAGAGGTTTATCATGCTTATCTTTTGAACAATACCTCtggaccattttttttttggggagcCTGTTGCAGAAGGTGGCCATATTCTactttaaagcttttctttcccactACATTGAAGATGTTTATTTATTGAAgcctttttcctcctgaatACTAAAGGAAATATAACACCATAAGAAAGCATGTGGAATGCCTTCAAGGCACCTGTGAACTGAGTGGAGGAGTGCGGGgcaaaactttcttttaaatggaGTATGAGGTGAAATAGATAGAGGAAGGAAGCTGTTTACTCTGTGTCATGCTTATGGCAAAACTAGGAATTGAACACAAATCTTTCGACTCCCATGTTTTGCAGCCAGATCATTGATTATTACTTTTGTGGAGTTCAGTTTATACTAGTGAGAGCAGGAAATGTGTGAAAAGAAGTGAAGGCAGCTACTCCAGCTGTAAGAATAAGTGGCTAGGGAGAAAAAGTTActaattttttccccatttggaCGCTGACTGAACCCTTGTAATGCtgggttttcattttctctgttatttgGGTGTGACTTATTAGGTGTTCCACTGCAACCCAATTCCATGGCATGTCTACCCATGGGCGACATTGGCTAGAAGTAATTAAATGCCCTGGCTTTGATTCAGGCATGCTCTTGGGCAGGGACTCTGATCAGTTTGGGGACAATGTTTGAAAGCAGCGATATCATTTGGTCTCTGTTTCTCATAAAATCTGACACAAACAGCTGCACCAGACTGATGAACTCTCCGAGGAGCCAGGAATTCAGCTGTGGTTATGTCAGCCATTGCAGCATCAGTGAGATGAACTCTGTAGCTGTGTTTTCATAGTTTGGTGAAGGACCAAACCACAGCCATGAGTTATATGACCATCTATACTCTTTAGGGCCCATAGTATCGTGTATGCCTTCCATAAAACTTCCATGCACTGGCTACCATTTAATCTGAGAAGCTGGCATGGCAGATCCTTGCTCCAGGTATCAAATGGGAGAcaattttactgttttactgCAGGAGCCAGTATTCTGCCTCCAGTTTTTCATTCCTCAGTTGACTTTTCTCTGATTATTCCTGACAGTATGTGAGTCCTATATGGAAAAACACAGTCACAGAGCAGTGCTCTTTTGTGTCTACCTTTGGGTAGGTAAAGGGATTTTTCTGACCTTTATTTGGGGCAGAAAAGGCTTCTAAAGTAGCCAACAATTTAGCTATGGTTTGCATGGAGAAAAGTGGCATAAATTGATGAGCACTTATCTCTGTAGCAGAACAGGTCTCATCTCCATTAGCTTTTGCATCAACCCCCTTAATATGTGCCTGGTGAACAGTGCCTTGCCCTCATCTCTGTTGTCTTCTGTGTATCCATCTTTGCCTCTCTGTTGTACTCAGCAATGGCACTAGGCTGCCTGCTGAGTCAGTCCATTTAaagccttcctccctctccttttttttccctgtgagcCTTGGCACTTATAGATGTCTGCTCAAGAAGGGTGGTATCAGGAAACATTATTCCAGCCAAAGTGAATTTCAGCCTGACTGGCTCTATTCTGGCTTGTTCTCTCCCTGACCTTTCCACTGGAAATTGTTTAGGCTGCAGTAATTAAAACGGGAACCTTGCTGTCCAAGGTGTCTCTCCTTTGGATTCCTTTTCTGTACCTACAGATAATGACCTTGATTCAAACCCACACCGTCTGTCTCCAAATGCACGGAACAGTCTTCAAAGAAATCCATTCTGATCCTTTACCAAGAAAAATGCTGGATAAATCAGAAAGAAGTACACGGGTAAGTACACCGAATGactgtataaatatttaaaagtatatattgCAACGGGAAACATTTTCTCTCTGGAGTACTCCCTTAAGTGTCACTCACAACAGCAAAAGAGGTACTTAGATCAGGAGAAGTATTCCCTGAGGAACTTGTGTTTCATGACTCTCCtgaaaagctgtaaaaacaTGTTGTTAGTAGTTTTAAGACTGATATGGTAGTGTAGCTCTGGTGACATGCACAAcgtatttaatttcatattcaaAATTCACATTTGCAGTAGAAATCTTTACATTTGATCAAGTCTAACAGAAAACTATTTACTTTTGCCTGCATCATTTGTGCATGGTAGATACAGTGCCCAGACTCCCATTGTCATTAATATGGGCTATTTCAAAGTAGACATAAATTCTTTactttattgtctttatttacTTAGTACTGCTGCTTGTATTTCATTCCTTATGATTTACATCATTTGTTTATACTGctaggatctttttttttttttttaataataaaaaaaatcttaataaacACACACTGTTAAAATACCTTGACTTCAAATTGAGGAAATTATAGTTATAGAAGTTAGTACTTGTATTGCTCCCTGGGTataaagaaacagcttttttttgttgttgttgttgttttttgtttttttatctgAAAGGCAAACTATGTTTGGCTAAGCTACACAGGTGAACTGTCTGAGTCTGAGGCATTCAACAGAGGATTAAGTGCATGCACTTTTCATAATTACTCACAATTTAATAGCTACATACTCGGACCTAGACATACAACTTAAGGTGCATTTGCAAATACCACCATGAATAATGTAATGTTTGTAGTGGCAGATGTTATATATTTTATCATGCTTTTTGGGAAAGAACAGGTTGACTACAGGTGCTTAAACAGCGTCCCATTCAAACTGCTCTTGTAAAAACCACCCACTTTATGCCTGTCTGCATTCAGGAGTACCTCTGCTACTTTCTCTGCCATACAGCGGCCTCTGCTTCCTGTCCAAAACCATTGAGCAATATTGCTCTGTAATACCAAACAGCTGCTGTGGTCACCCTAGTGTCTGTACATCAGTAGTGAGTGaaattatttctatatataGTTCGTAAATCTGTTGGCAATGTTTGTAAAGCACATTGAGATTCTTCCTGAGGAATATGAGCAGCTATATGAAAGCAAGAGCATTGGGACAACCATTGTGTATAAGGCACTTTATCTTTTTGGTGTGGCAAAAACTGGCACTGAGGAAGTGGACAGTCAGTAGGGAAGTGGAGAAGCACTTACAGAACAGCACAATAGTTTCTTCTGTCAGAGATAAGCAGGTTCCCCTCATGCTGTTATTATGGAACGTGACTTATTGTACTGACACAAGATGATTAgaaagttttccttcttttaatcAAATGCTGAAGGAGTTTGTTAGTCCACAAACGTTTTTGTTTGcactgttactttttttcccccagcagtTTCCTGCAGCAAGGTTCACCTCTTGACTCCACTTCCAAGATGCATCCTTGCACACTTCCCAtcaccagcaccaccagaaCCCATTCAGTTCTTTACTATGACTTTTTCTTTGACATTACTATGacatttttctatgattcttctGTCTGCTTGATAAGCAAGGCAACCTGAATGCCCACACCATCAAAATGTATTAGATTAGTGTTTGCCCCATGGCTTGGTGGTTTATAGCATTCCCCAGACTTTTGGTTAccttcccagcagctggtgggaatgttgtttttaaaacGAATCTGAGCAATAAGGCAGTCCACACGCGCATGTTTTTGAGTGAAAGCTGATCGCTGTTTGTGGTGGGTCTGAGCTGTTAAGCTACAATTGGACCTGGAATCTGCCCTTCCAGTGGCCTGGAGTGTGCTGCAGAGGGTCAGCGGGAAGGATCTGTCATTGGTTTAGGATGTCAAATCAGATTCCCAAGCAAAGACTGGTTTGGGTTCATGGTGGTCTTTAAACTCATCCCACTTTTTGTTTCCTTAGCAGGGATGAAGGGAAAAGTTTTTCTCACTTGTGACTCCCCGTTTACAGCAACACCAGGAGAGATGGACTGGACAAAAGAATCATCTGtcacagagaaaagcagctgaaaaattGTTCCTTCAAATGCCTTCAGTGCATGCTTTATCC includes the following:
- the ASB15 gene encoding ankyrin repeat and SOCS box protein 15 isoform X2; this encodes MKAKIWLKICSPNMPYSLAFKNQTQPSHQCLPITMTGQVFGLQDLVKQKYALDEADERGWFPLHEAAAQPIQQILEIILDASYKAMWEYKTCDGETPLTLAAKAGFVENVRALLEKGVWPNTKNDKGETPLLIAVKRGSFEMASTLIKHSCSIHQPCVKRWSAMHEAAKQGRKDIVSLLLKNGGNVNLKDGYGVTPLGVAAEHGHCDVLEHLIHKGGDVEALADDGASILFEAAGGGNPDCIALLLEYGGSGNVPNKAGLLPIHKAAYEGHYLVLKYLIPVTSQNAIQKSGLSPVHSAADGQNSQCLELLIESGFDVNTLLAEHISNSYDDERKTALYFAVSNNDILCTEILLKAGANPNKDPLNCLLVAVRAGNHEIVRLLLSYGANVNCYFMLVNDTHFPSAIQYALNDEVMLRLLLNHGYNVEMCFDCMHQDIFGNSFVWSTPEEEILPGWTSSVIKDNPFCDFIAVPWLKHLAGKVVRVFIDYMDYVPLCTKIKFVLETQKEWPEIRQILDNPRPLKHLCRLKIRKLMGLRRLQKLSSMKKFPLPPVLKNYILYKEYDLYGKEIHLE
- the ASB15 gene encoding ankyrin repeat and SOCS box protein 15 isoform X1 — encoded protein: MADESEDLAEDLLTEYAIQLSIQESNAAKPPVSSNYNDSFVPPSEENRKIVAAIKQGQVFGLQDLVKQKYALDEADERGWFPLHEAAAQPIQQILEIILDASYKAMWEYKTCDGETPLTLAAKAGFVENVRALLEKGVWPNTKNDKGETPLLIAVKRGSFEMASTLIKHSCSIHQPCVKRWSAMHEAAKQGRKDIVSLLLKNGGNVNLKDGYGVTPLGVAAEHGHCDVLEHLIHKGGDVEALADDGASILFEAAGGGNPDCIALLLEYGGSGNVPNKAGLLPIHKAAYEGHYLVLKYLIPVTSQNAIQKSGLSPVHSAADGQNSQCLELLIESGFDVNTLLAEHISNSYDDERKTALYFAVSNNDILCTEILLKAGANPNKDPLNCLLVAVRAGNHEIVRLLLSYGANVNCYFMLVNDTHFPSAIQYALNDEVMLRLLLNHGYNVEMCFDCMHQDIFGNSFVWSTPEEEILPGWTSSVIKDNPFCDFIAVPWLKHLAGKVVRVFIDYMDYVPLCTKIKFVLETQKEWPEIRQILDNPRPLKHLCRLKIRKLMGLRRLQKLSSMKKFPLPPVLKNYILYKEYDLYGKEIHLE
- the ASB15 gene encoding ankyrin repeat and SOCS box protein 15 isoform X3, which encodes MKAKIWLKICSPNMPYSLAFKNQTQPSHQCLPITMTASYKAMWEYKTCDGETPLTLAAKAGFVENVRALLEKGVWPNTKNDKGETPLLIAVKRGSFEMASTLIKHSCSIHQPCVKRWSAMHEAAKQGRKDIVSLLLKNGGNVNLKDGYGVTPLGVAAEHGHCDVLEHLIHKGGDVEALADDGASILFEAAGGGNPDCIALLLEYGGSGNVPNKAGLLPIHKAAYEGHYLVLKYLIPVTSQNAIQKSGLSPVHSAADGQNSQCLELLIESGFDVNTLLAEHISNSYDDERKTALYFAVSNNDILCTEILLKAGANPNKDPLNCLLVAVRAGNHEIVRLLLSYGANVNCYFMLVNDTHFPSAIQYALNDEVMLRLLLNHGYNVEMCFDCMHQDIFGNSFVWSTPEEEILPGWTSSVIKDNPFCDFIAVPWLKHLAGKVVRVFIDYMDYVPLCTKIKFVLETQKEWPEIRQILDNPRPLKHLCRLKIRKLMGLRRLQKLSSMKKFPLPPVLKNYILYKEYDLYGKEIHLE